From the genome of Lentilactobacillus buchneri, one region includes:
- a CDS encoding AbrB/MazE/SpoVT family DNA-binding domain-containing protein: protein MAKVKVRKIGNSLGVLLPKESGVHEGDELEYTQEGDKIILDTQEAQNARVREIVENSFKDFETGNVLTEDDMVRIFGKYGWHK, encoded by the coding sequence ATGGCTAAAGTTAAGGTTCGAAAAATTGGCAACTCACTCGGGGTTCTTCTACCTAAGGAAAGCGGTGTCCACGAGGGTGATGAGCTGGAGTACACTCAAGAGGGGGACAAAATTATTTTAGACACACAAGAAGCGCAAAATGCGAGAGTTAGAGAGATTGTTGAAAATAGCTTCAAAGATTTTGAAACAGGAAATGTTTTGACTGAAGATGATATGGTCCGCATCTTTGGCAAGTACGGTTGGCATAAATAA
- a CDS encoding plasmid stabilization protein, with product MDPYELSFSNDFQISLKQTIAIWESIGIDAGKIQTFVSDINTAVASLKIFPNRFANVDEKYRIPVPTKQIIIGDHYAILYRVKEATHTVEIGPTYNLKQMGITF from the coding sequence ATGGATCCATATGAATTGTCGTTCTCAAACGATTTTCAAATAAGCCTAAAACAGACAATCGCCATCTGGGAGAGCATTGGCATTGATGCCGGCAAAATTCAGACCTTTGTCTCAGATATTAATACCGCAGTGGCTTCACTCAAGATATTTCCAAATCGTTTTGCCAACGTCGATGAAAAATATCGCATTCCAGTACCGACTAAGCAAATTATTATCGGCGACCATTACGCAATCTTGTATCGAGTAAAGGAAGCGACACACACAGTTGAGATTGGGCCAACTTATAATTTGAAACAAATGGGTATTACTTTTTAG
- a CDS encoding ATP-binding cassette domain-containing protein, which produces MSYLELHNIKKSYYLANQEFPVLTGIDLSFNQGEFVSIVGESGGGKTTLMNIIGGLDSNYAGDVVLNGKSLRHDTAKQLDAYRRQTIGFIFQNFDLISHLTVFNNVMVSLQMTKLSHKQQEARARQLLEQVGLKDHMKKYPNQLSGGQKQRVAIARALASDPEIIIADEPTGALDSQNTQEILSLLDQIAKDGKLVITVTHSETVANHGTRIVRLADGKISEDTTLKPGYEKSQANELATHTLRFGATLKMALENMRYNLKRNLLIVFGAAIGIFSVIVMLGLGNGVQGYINHEIYSQVNPNAVQVTKNVSADASTDPSKINVTTKDKNRFKDIKNVKSIDDGYFVQSGTQLRRGHKTASISFMQTHNKTMLTKSIAKGHAPKNGEIMLTKEYAEKLNKKHPYSLIGKRVTFYQNTLNKKKRPVMLTKSLKVSGIAKANTGSTSVTYSTMKSLYNSKGIKIQPNFVTVEIAGNVKNVKPVENKIKAYKNDKKKAAYQITGVGGFVDTLNTYITLAVNVLATIAGISLLVSAIMIIVVLYISVSERTKEIGILRALGSSKGSIRNLFFSEAFFIGLFSSALAIALAELLQVVANNIAQRGINYSIMQITPGNVIFGFVVAIVISLLAALAPAASAARLDPIESLSYE; this is translated from the coding sequence ATGAGCTACTTAGAGCTGCATAACATTAAAAAATCCTATTACCTTGCCAACCAGGAATTCCCGGTTTTGACTGGGATCGACCTTTCCTTTAATCAAGGGGAGTTCGTCTCGATTGTCGGAGAATCCGGTGGTGGGAAAACGACGTTGATGAACATCATCGGCGGCTTGGACAGTAATTATGCCGGCGACGTCGTTTTGAACGGCAAATCGCTCCGCCACGATACTGCCAAGCAATTGGATGCCTACCGGAGACAAACGATTGGTTTTATTTTTCAAAACTTTGATCTGATCAGTCACCTGACTGTTTTCAACAACGTCATGGTGTCACTGCAGATGACCAAACTCAGCCATAAGCAGCAGGAGGCCCGTGCCCGCCAGCTGTTGGAACAGGTCGGCTTGAAAGACCACATGAAAAAATATCCCAATCAGCTTTCCGGCGGCCAAAAGCAGCGGGTTGCAATTGCCAGAGCATTGGCATCCGATCCTGAAATCATCATCGCTGACGAGCCAACCGGTGCTTTGGACAGCCAAAATACCCAAGAAATTCTGTCCTTACTGGACCAAATTGCCAAAGACGGCAAGCTGGTGATCACCGTGACCCACTCGGAGACGGTTGCCAACCACGGGACGCGGATTGTCCGCCTAGCTGATGGGAAGATCAGCGAAGACACCACCTTAAAGCCAGGTTATGAGAAGTCTCAAGCCAATGAGCTGGCAACTCACACGCTGAGATTTGGCGCAACCTTGAAGATGGCCTTGGAAAACATGCGCTATAACCTCAAGCGAAACCTGCTGATTGTCTTTGGCGCCGCCATTGGAATCTTTAGTGTGATTGTCATGCTGGGACTGGGTAATGGGGTTCAAGGATACATCAACCATGAAATATACTCGCAGGTGAACCCCAACGCTGTTCAGGTCACTAAAAACGTGTCGGCTGATGCCAGTACCGATCCAAGCAAGATTAACGTGACCACCAAAGACAAGAACCGATTCAAGGATATCAAAAATGTGAAGAGCATCGACGATGGCTACTTTGTTCAGAGTGGCACCCAGCTGCGACGTGGTCATAAAACGGCTTCAATCTCATTTATGCAGACCCATAATAAAACGATGCTGACCAAGAGCATTGCCAAGGGGCATGCGCCAAAGAACGGCGAGATTATGCTGACCAAGGAATACGCTGAAAAGCTTAATAAAAAGCATCCATATTCGTTGATCGGTAAGCGGGTCACATTTTATCAGAACACGCTTAATAAGAAGAAACGTCCGGTTATGCTGACGAAATCACTGAAGGTCAGCGGAATTGCCAAAGCAAATACCGGGTCGACCTCGGTCACATACAGCACGATGAAGTCACTTTACAACTCAAAGGGCATCAAGATTCAGCCTAATTTTGTGACCGTCGAAATCGCCGGTAACGTTAAGAACGTCAAGCCGGTCGAGAATAAGATCAAGGCCTACAAGAACGACAAGAAAAAGGCCGCTTATCAAATCACCGGTGTCGGCGGCTTCGTTGATACGCTGAACACTTATATCACCCTCGCAGTTAACGTCTTGGCAACGATTGCCGGAATCTCGCTGTTGGTATCTGCCATCATGATCATTGTGGTGCTCTACATCAGTGTCTCCGAGCGAACCAAGGAAATTGGAATTCTGCGGGCCTTGGGATCTTCAAAGGGAAGCATCCGAAACCTGTTCTTCTCAGAAGCCTTCTTCATTGGCTTGTTCTCATCAGCTTTGGCGATTGCGTTGGCGGAACTGCTGCAGGTAGTGGCCAATAACATTGCCCAGCGAGGAATCAATTATTCAATCATGCAAATCACCCCCGGAAATGTCATTTTCGGCTTTGTGGTTGCCATTGTCATTTCCTTACTGGCAGCACTAGCCCCAGCGGCCTCGGCTGCTCGATTGGATCCAATTGAGAGTTTAAGTTACGAATAA